In Bremerella alba, one genomic interval encodes:
- a CDS encoding DoxX family protein yields the protein MNSTVQGLLTVVARLFIVTIFLMSALGNKIPQFSSVAQYMASEGVPAAQVLLVGAIVFLIVGGLSILLGFYARVGALLLFTFLVLATYFFHDFWTLEGDAVEGQMIHFMKNLSMMGTMLFIMAVGSGPWSLDQKLAKEKVTS from the coding sequence ATGAATTCGACCGTTCAAGGTTTGCTAACGGTGGTGGCCCGGTTGTTTATCGTTACCATCTTTTTGATGAGTGCGTTAGGTAACAAAATCCCGCAGTTCAGCAGCGTAGCTCAGTATATGGCCTCGGAAGGTGTTCCGGCGGCTCAGGTGCTGCTCGTCGGAGCGATCGTGTTTTTGATTGTCGGTGGGCTGTCGATTTTGCTGGGGTTTTATGCCCGCGTAGGAGCCCTGTTGTTGTTCACGTTCTTAGTATTGGCGACTTACTTCTTCCATGACTTCTGGACCTTGGAAGGGGACGCCGTTGAGGGACAGATGATTCACTTCATGAAAAACCTTTCCATGATGGGGACGATGCTTTTCATTATGGCGGTCGGCTCGGGGCCTTGGAGCCTGGACCAGAAACTGGCCAAAGAGAAAGTTACCAGCTAG
- a CDS encoding pirin family protein → MIHVRKAADRGHANHGWLDAYHTFSFAGYVDRDHVSFRSLRVMNEDRVAPGQGFGTHPHNDMEIVTYVLEGALEHKDSMGNGEVLRPGEFQRMTAGTGITHSEFNPSADESAHLYQIWLFPDQKGHTPSYEQKRFPDEQLNNRLRVVASPDAEDGSLMIHQDAKIFLSKLDAQTVVEHPLAESRHAWLQVLRGKVTLNGQSLATSDGAAVSEERMLKIEADEDAEIMLFDLA, encoded by the coding sequence ATGATCCATGTCCGAAAAGCGGCCGATCGTGGCCATGCCAATCACGGTTGGCTCGATGCGTACCATACGTTTTCGTTTGCAGGGTATGTCGATCGCGATCACGTGAGCTTCCGTTCGCTACGAGTGATGAACGAAGATCGTGTGGCCCCAGGGCAAGGCTTCGGTACCCATCCTCATAACGATATGGAAATCGTCACGTACGTATTGGAGGGTGCCTTAGAGCATAAGGATTCGATGGGCAATGGCGAGGTCCTGCGGCCAGGCGAATTTCAGCGAATGACCGCCGGTACTGGAATCACTCATAGCGAGTTCAACCCGTCTGCGGACGAGTCCGCTCACCTTTATCAGATCTGGCTTTTTCCCGACCAGAAAGGGCACACGCCCAGTTACGAACAGAAGCGATTTCCCGATGAGCAGTTAAACAATCGGCTCCGGGTTGTCGCTTCGCCGGATGCGGAAGATGGCTCGCTAATGATTCATCAGGACGCGAAGATCTTCCTGAGTAAGCTCGACGCGCAGACCGTGGTCGAGCACCCCTTAGCCGAATCGCGGCATGCTTGGCTCCAGGTACTGCGCGGCAAAGTGACGCTCAACGGGCAATCGCTGGCCACCAGCGACGGTGCGGCGGTGAGCGAAGAACGGATGTTGAAAATCGAAGCGGATGAGGATGCTGAGATCATGCTATTCGATCTGGCCTGA
- a CDS encoding sulfatase-like hydrolase/transferase: MIRIVALLPFVVLAFVSLAQAAETQKPNILFLFSDDQSYETTGYSGMTQAQTPNLDQLAKRSMSFTHAYNQGSWSGAVCVASRTMLNTGRFVWHANDVYKTAEKEREAGRFWSEYMKNAGYRTYMTGKWHVPANAAKAFDVTGHIRGGMPKQTPEGYNRPKNADDTQWQPWDKKFGGFWEGGKHWSEVVGDEAVGFLEEAAHDDTPFFMYIAFNAPHDPRQSPQEFVEMYPAHEVDVPEDFLPEYPEHKEIGCPPGLRDEHLAPFPRTELAVQVHRQEYFAIITHMDQQIGRILAALEASGKADQTYVIFTSDHGLACGHHGLMGKQNSYDHSIRVPLLIAGPGIESGENDAAVYLQDVMPTTLELAQVRKPEHVEFASLLPLIHGEKTESYDAIYNCYLDRQRSITDDGFKLMVYPKANRVKLFDLTNDPMEMQDLSADRAHSEKKQQLFVTLQQWQAKVGDTLELDAQLGK; the protein is encoded by the coding sequence GTGATCCGAATTGTTGCCCTGCTTCCTTTTGTCGTTCTCGCATTTGTTTCTCTCGCCCAAGCCGCTGAAACACAGAAGCCGAACATCTTGTTCCTTTTTTCAGATGACCAAAGCTACGAAACGACCGGCTATTCGGGCATGACCCAGGCTCAAACGCCTAACCTCGACCAACTCGCCAAGCGGTCGATGTCGTTCACGCATGCCTACAACCAAGGTTCGTGGAGCGGTGCAGTATGCGTCGCCAGTCGCACCATGCTCAATACAGGGCGATTTGTGTGGCACGCCAACGATGTCTATAAGACTGCCGAAAAGGAGCGAGAGGCCGGGCGATTTTGGTCGGAGTACATGAAGAACGCCGGCTACCGAACCTACATGACCGGCAAGTGGCATGTCCCGGCCAACGCGGCCAAGGCCTTTGACGTCACGGGACACATCCGCGGCGGAATGCCAAAGCAAACGCCTGAAGGTTACAACCGCCCAAAGAATGCCGACGATACCCAGTGGCAGCCATGGGACAAAAAGTTCGGCGGCTTCTGGGAGGGGGGCAAGCATTGGAGCGAAGTCGTGGGGGACGAGGCGGTCGGCTTTCTAGAAGAAGCCGCCCATGACGATACGCCGTTTTTTATGTACATCGCGTTCAACGCTCCGCACGATCCACGACAGTCGCCGCAAGAGTTCGTCGAAATGTATCCGGCTCATGAAGTGGATGTGCCAGAAGACTTCCTGCCGGAATATCCCGAGCACAAAGAGATCGGCTGTCCACCTGGCCTCCGTGACGAGCACCTCGCGCCCTTCCCTCGCACCGAGCTTGCGGTTCAGGTGCATCGGCAAGAATACTTTGCGATCATTACCCATATGGATCAGCAAATTGGACGCATTCTCGCTGCCTTGGAAGCGTCTGGCAAAGCAGACCAAACCTACGTGATTTTCACCTCCGATCATGGTTTGGCGTGTGGTCACCACGGGCTGATGGGTAAGCAAAATTCGTACGACCACAGCATTCGCGTGCCACTATTGATTGCCGGCCCTGGCATCGAATCAGGCGAGAACGACGCGGCAGTCTACCTGCAAGACGTGATGCCAACCACTTTGGAATTGGCTCAAGTTCGCAAGCCGGAACACGTTGAGTTTGCCAGTCTGCTGCCCCTGATTCATGGTGAGAAGACTGAGTCGTACGACGCCATTTATAATTGCTATCTCGACCGGCAGCGATCGATCACCGACGATGGTTTCAAATTGATGGTCTATCCAAAGGCGAATCGAGTGAAGCTGTTCGACCTGACCAACGATCCGATGGAAATGCAAGATCTTTCCGCCGATCGTGCTCACTCCGAGAAAAAGCAGCAGCTGTTTGTGACCCTACAACAATGGCAAGCCAAGGTGGGTGATACGCTTGAGTTGGACGCACAGTTGGGGAAGTAG
- a CDS encoding MarR family winged helix-turn-helix transcriptional regulator produces MTPLGLQDELKKRNPFDSKEQEAILNILRTSDLFHNRLGRLLREYGLTGSQYNVLRILRGEGKPLPSLEIASRLIQVVPAITGLIDRLEKHDLVSRIRCEKDRRVVYVAITDKALGILAQIDQPLMETHKQLVGHLTQQELRQLIGLLEKSREAVTQEQG; encoded by the coding sequence ATGACCCCACTTGGCCTACAAGACGAACTCAAAAAGCGAAATCCTTTCGATTCCAAGGAACAAGAAGCGATCCTCAACATCTTGCGGACGAGCGACTTGTTTCATAATCGGCTGGGACGTTTGCTGCGCGAGTATGGTCTGACTGGTTCGCAGTACAATGTTCTGCGGATTCTTCGTGGGGAAGGTAAACCGTTGCCTTCGCTAGAGATCGCATCTCGGCTGATACAAGTTGTGCCTGCGATTACTGGACTTATCGATCGCCTCGAAAAGCACGATTTAGTGAGCCGTATCCGGTGCGAAAAGGATCGCCGTGTGGTTTACGTAGCGATAACAGACAAGGCACTCGGCATCCTGGCCCAGATCGACCAGCCTCTGATGGAAACGCACAAGCAACTCGTTGGGCATCTTACCCAGCAGGAACTTCGGCAGTTGATCGGTTTGTTAGAAAAATCACGCGAAGCTGTAACCCAGGAGCAAGGCTAG
- a CDS encoding DUF1559 domain-containing protein, with product MRTSEYRRVGFTLVELLVVIAIIGVLIALLLPAVQQAREAARRMQCTNHLKQIGLALHNHHDTFNRFPPGGAQDQPPFGTATPVNTTWGSSWFVYILPFVEENAIYDKWEFQGSSGVFNSNNNDVVKGLEMDKYRCPSSPLPGFSRSNSGNSASVNYVGISGAADGIIPGYTESRITHNARGGIHSAGGLLFANSQTKFSNMTDGSTNTLAVSEHGNWLTDTSNNKQDWRASQPWSWTIGCKSSDSPPDMTYNGDNRPFNVTTIRYAINRTTGWTDDENNTGVGNDGGANIPLNSTHPGGVNALLGDGSVRFIAETIQLETLGRLATRDDGQVIGEY from the coding sequence ATGCGCACTTCTGAATATCGACGCGTTGGATTTACGCTTGTCGAACTTCTAGTTGTCATCGCAATCATCGGCGTCTTAATCGCCCTCCTACTTCCTGCTGTGCAGCAAGCCCGTGAAGCTGCGCGACGTATGCAGTGCACCAATCACCTGAAACAAATTGGGCTCGCACTCCACAATCATCACGACACCTTCAATCGCTTCCCTCCTGGGGGCGCCCAAGATCAGCCACCCTTCGGAACGGCCACCCCCGTCAACACCACGTGGGGCAGCTCGTGGTTCGTCTATATCTTGCCGTTCGTTGAAGAGAACGCGATTTACGACAAATGGGAATTCCAAGGGAGTTCCGGCGTCTTTAACAGCAACAATAATGACGTGGTTAAAGGACTTGAAATGGACAAGTACCGCTGCCCATCTTCGCCTCTGCCTGGCTTCTCGCGGTCGAACAGCGGAAACTCTGCCTCGGTCAACTACGTGGGAATCAGCGGTGCTGCCGACGGCATCATTCCGGGCTACACCGAAAGCCGAATCACGCACAATGCACGTGGAGGAATCCACAGTGCCGGCGGCCTCTTGTTTGCCAACAGTCAGACCAAGTTCTCTAACATGACAGACGGTTCAACCAATACGCTTGCCGTCAGCGAACATGGCAACTGGCTAACCGATACCTCGAACAACAAGCAGGATTGGCGTGCCAGTCAGCCGTGGAGTTGGACCATTGGCTGCAAGAGCTCGGATTCGCCTCCGGACATGACTTACAACGGTGATAATCGCCCATTCAATGTCACTACGATTCGCTATGCGATTAACCGCACCACAGGTTGGACGGACGACGAAAACAACACCGGCGTTGGGAACGATGGCGGTGCAAACATCCCTCTCAACTCAACCCACCCTGGCGGCGTAAACGCTCTCTTGGGGGATGGTTCGGTGCGATTCATCGCGGAAACAATTCAATTAGAGACCCTGGGACGTCTCGCAACTCGTGACGATGGTCAAGTCATCGGCGAATACTAA
- a CDS encoding mechanosensitive ion channel domain-containing protein — MLQLQRSWMNAFLAGFVFLVSWETIWAQQPGGAGYGPIPITVDGNDAPPSAYRGPVPLQFDGQPPQQQVAQQPSQPAQQYAQPPMQPAQTQYQPSFGPNSQPTSTAFGAPQQQPPAQSAPGSAAPTPSGLSLPEEDLTLERIEMLRREAEEATNLDEVKKKRAIELYQNAAAKVKEAQDFAAKANAMAAEARPEAIQQRIDVIKRTLEEIKKLKPESFADIPLPELEQRQAKQELDHTAIQKDRIAAETEPKRRVDQRKQIREWMVAVPKEFAKVKQAAESIPQDEHPLLAQAIKTDVMARRISLFRQYVAAEAELAKYDSEEAVDLVRFERDLATQRLAFAEQTMKAIADQVQKKRAQAAQEAVRQAREQLIMVQPVLRSYAERNQELAETSQAIAKMLAEAEKQENEAAEQLRNLRKQFNETREKVEKLGLTSSIGALLRKQRTDLIEMSPLRMGSPDRQALIDEAQFKQFEYDDESEELSNPEVLVQRIMDEAQMQDESEREQLEAAARELFEKKREFLGLLIKNNTKYLNTLIDLKTKEQQTISEIKAYQNYIDKRVLWIRSGNILATEVHVDESDKAVLLPANWVEVSRVLWSDIKRNMVIWVVVVSLFVALVIKRGRLRNELKSMGDLAQKPGFFVFWPTMHAIFYSLILAAVNPAFVGFIAWRLMSSGTDQTFAIAVGNGLYWTAVMWFPLELLRNVCRGNGLGEAHFKWPESSLRLLGKSMTWLIPVLLPLTFVTSTFYASDPTHGRDAIERVCFIVQALFLSAFLARILHPTGVFQEYLAYNQGGWLDRLKYVWYWGSVTTPLMLAGLAFWGYYYTAQVVSWRLFATLCCVLGLMLLRATLMRWVMLARRKLSIAQARERAAAAAAQTGDSAAASLSNSILAEQAKEELSAHSAQTQRLLATGMFTVSLIGFWLIWGQVLPALKMLDQYGYDIASTEEVAQAEMPTTPGMPPATVDKEAKEGAAKEAIPSIADDSTDEKVVSKKITILTIAFAGLILFLTLVFARDIPGLMEMTILQRLPLEPSIRYAITSLTSYAIVMIGVIWAFSSVGLQWSQIQWLATALTFGLAFGLQEMFANFVAGIIILFERPIRVGDIVTIHDVTGVVSRIRIRATSITNWDRKEYVVPNKEFITGRLLNWTLSDTVNRVVINVGVAYGTDTEAARKILLEIAEENQYLLKDPGPNATFEGFGDSTLNLVLRAYLPNLENRLMVITDLHTAIDRAFRDAKIEIAFPQRDLHIRTAPGVAAALGVPEAKENLPVADKQGEQRGAA; from the coding sequence ATGTTGCAATTGCAGCGTTCATGGATGAACGCCTTCCTGGCTGGCTTCGTGTTCTTAGTCAGCTGGGAAACGATCTGGGCTCAGCAACCAGGCGGAGCTGGCTATGGGCCGATTCCGATTACCGTGGACGGTAACGATGCGCCTCCTAGCGCTTACCGCGGACCGGTTCCGTTGCAATTCGACGGGCAACCACCACAACAACAGGTGGCCCAGCAGCCATCGCAGCCGGCACAGCAATACGCACAGCCCCCGATGCAACCGGCTCAAACGCAATATCAACCTTCCTTCGGACCGAATAGCCAGCCGACAAGCACCGCTTTTGGTGCACCACAGCAACAGCCGCCTGCTCAGTCTGCCCCGGGCAGTGCTGCGCCTACTCCTAGCGGTCTCAGTTTGCCGGAAGAAGATCTCACGCTCGAACGCATCGAGATGCTTCGCCGAGAAGCAGAAGAAGCGACCAATCTGGACGAGGTGAAAAAGAAGCGGGCGATCGAGCTCTACCAAAACGCAGCTGCCAAAGTAAAAGAAGCCCAGGACTTCGCGGCGAAAGCGAACGCGATGGCCGCCGAGGCTCGGCCGGAAGCGATTCAGCAACGAATCGATGTAATCAAGCGAACGCTGGAAGAAATTAAGAAGTTGAAGCCGGAGTCGTTTGCTGATATTCCGCTGCCAGAACTTGAACAACGCCAAGCTAAGCAGGAACTCGATCATACCGCAATTCAGAAGGATCGGATTGCCGCGGAAACCGAGCCCAAACGTCGTGTCGATCAACGCAAGCAAATTCGCGAGTGGATGGTTGCGGTCCCCAAAGAGTTCGCCAAAGTTAAGCAGGCAGCGGAAAGCATTCCTCAAGACGAACACCCACTGCTTGCCCAGGCCATCAAAACAGATGTTATGGCCCGGCGGATTTCACTCTTTCGACAGTATGTGGCAGCGGAAGCGGAACTGGCCAAGTACGACAGCGAAGAGGCGGTCGATCTCGTTCGTTTCGAACGCGACCTGGCGACCCAGCGTCTAGCATTTGCCGAGCAGACGATGAAGGCGATCGCTGACCAGGTGCAAAAGAAGCGAGCGCAAGCGGCTCAGGAAGCCGTTCGCCAGGCGCGCGAACAACTGATTATGGTCCAGCCAGTACTGCGGTCCTATGCCGAACGAAATCAGGAACTCGCGGAAACCTCTCAGGCAATTGCTAAGATGCTGGCCGAGGCAGAGAAGCAAGAGAATGAAGCAGCCGAGCAACTCCGAAACTTGCGCAAGCAGTTCAACGAGACGAGAGAAAAAGTTGAGAAGTTGGGACTGACCAGCTCGATTGGCGCGCTTCTCCGAAAGCAGCGTACCGATCTGATCGAAATGTCCCCCTTGCGAATGGGCTCGCCCGATCGTCAGGCGTTGATTGACGAGGCCCAGTTCAAGCAATTCGAATACGACGACGAAAGCGAAGAACTCTCGAATCCTGAAGTCCTGGTGCAGCGCATCATGGACGAGGCTCAAATGCAGGACGAATCGGAACGCGAGCAACTCGAAGCAGCGGCCCGGGAACTCTTCGAGAAGAAACGCGAATTCCTCGGTCTGCTGATCAAGAACAATACGAAGTACCTAAATACGCTGATCGATCTAAAGACGAAAGAGCAGCAAACCATTAGCGAGATCAAAGCCTATCAGAACTACATTGACAAGCGTGTCTTGTGGATCCGTAGCGGCAACATTCTGGCGACGGAAGTTCACGTAGATGAATCGGATAAGGCAGTTTTGCTACCCGCAAATTGGGTCGAGGTTTCTCGCGTTCTTTGGTCAGACATCAAGCGGAATATGGTGATCTGGGTTGTGGTCGTCTCGCTTTTTGTCGCACTCGTGATTAAACGAGGCCGATTGCGAAACGAACTAAAATCCATGGGAGACCTCGCGCAGAAGCCGGGCTTCTTTGTCTTTTGGCCGACGATGCACGCCATCTTTTATTCGCTGATTCTCGCGGCCGTGAATCCCGCGTTTGTCGGTTTTATCGCGTGGCGACTGATGTCTTCCGGAACCGATCAGACATTTGCGATCGCAGTGGGTAACGGGCTGTACTGGACCGCCGTGATGTGGTTTCCGTTGGAGCTATTGAGAAACGTGTGCCGCGGCAACGGACTGGGTGAAGCTCACTTTAAGTGGCCAGAGTCTTCGTTGCGATTACTCGGTAAGAGCATGACCTGGTTGATCCCTGTACTGTTGCCGTTGACCTTTGTCACGTCGACGTTTTACGCGAGCGATCCAACGCATGGTCGCGACGCGATCGAACGTGTTTGCTTCATTGTTCAGGCCCTGTTCCTCTCTGCATTTCTCGCGCGGATCTTGCATCCGACCGGCGTATTTCAGGAGTACCTCGCCTACAATCAAGGCGGTTGGTTAGACCGTTTGAAATACGTTTGGTACTGGGGATCGGTTACCACGCCGTTGATGTTGGCAGGCCTCGCATTCTGGGGATATTACTACACCGCTCAGGTCGTGTCATGGAGACTGTTCGCTACGCTTTGCTGCGTGCTGGGGCTGATGCTTCTTCGAGCAACGTTGATGCGCTGGGTTATGCTGGCTCGTCGCAAGCTAAGCATCGCGCAGGCCCGCGAACGTGCCGCTGCGGCTGCCGCTCAGACCGGCGACTCGGCAGCCGCTTCGTTATCGAACTCGATTTTGGCCGAACAAGCCAAAGAAGAACTTTCGGCTCACAGTGCTCAGACGCAGCGACTTCTCGCGACGGGAATGTTTACGGTCTCTCTGATCGGTTTTTGGCTAATCTGGGGGCAGGTCTTGCCAGCGTTGAAAATGCTGGACCAATATGGCTACGACATCGCATCCACTGAAGAAGTTGCTCAGGCCGAGATGCCCACCACTCCGGGGATGCCTCCGGCGACAGTGGACAAGGAAGCGAAGGAAGGGGCAGCGAAAGAAGCGATCCCTAGTATCGCGGACGATTCGACAGATGAGAAAGTGGTTTCCAAGAAGATCACGATCCTGACGATAGCTTTTGCTGGGCTTATATTATTTTTGACGTTGGTTTTTGCGCGAGATATTCCAGGCTTGATGGAAATGACCATCTTGCAGCGATTACCCCTAGAGCCGTCTATACGTTATGCCATCACATCTTTGACCAGTTATGCGATCGTGATGATCGGCGTGATCTGGGCATTTTCGAGCGTAGGCCTGCAATGGTCGCAAATCCAGTGGCTGGCGACCGCTTTGACATTCGGTCTCGCGTTTGGCCTGCAGGAAATGTTTGCCAACTTCGTGGCAGGGATTATTATCCTGTTCGAGCGTCCGATTCGTGTCGGAGATATCGTGACCATCCATGATGTGACCGGCGTTGTCTCGCGAATTCGGATTCGTGCGACGTCGATTACGAACTGGGATCGGAAGGAATATGTTGTTCCGAATAAAGAATTCATCACCGGTCGCCTGTTGAACTGGACGTTGTCCGATACGGTTAATCGCGTGGTGATCAATGTCGGTGTGGCTTACGGTACCGACACGGAAGCAGCACGCAAGATTTTGCTGGAAATCGCCGAGGAGAATCAGTACCTCCTCAAAGACCCCGGACCCAACGCCACGTTCGAGGGCTTCGGCGACAGTACGCTCAACCTGGTTCTGCGTGCCTATTTGCCGAACCTAGAGAACCGCTTGATGGTGATCACCGATCTTCATACGGCGATCGATCGAGCCTTCCGAGATGCGAAGATCGAAATAGCGTTTCCGCAACGCGATCTGCATATCCGCACAGCCCCAGGCGTCGCGGCAGCTTTGGGCGTGCCCGAGGCCAAAGAGAACTTGCCCGTCGCGGATAAGCAGGGAGAGCAACGCGGGGCAGCTTAG
- a CDS encoding redoxin domain-containing protein has protein sequence MKFLSGFLSVSFLLVAASGWLFAEEAAPASDAATLVNLTRQDHRGDVHQIATNSRKAVRVFVFMTGECPVSRTYFPVLNDLYREWGKNEIEIQLLGIWADVTQTPQDVAGMVKEFSLEFPVLMDRDASLGNALQPTTVPEVFVFNQHGEIAYRGRIDDRFLQLGSRKPVATEETLKQAVEKVAAGLPVVESVTKPVGCYYELPPMPSLEEATLTFNRDIAPILNANCVVCHREGEVGPFTLTSYLDAAKRARQIARVVDSKLMPPWKAAQVHGEFEGQRTLSDREIETLKAWAKSERAEGDPADLPPLPTFAADWVLGEPDLVLEMQEDFDVPAGGVDIFRNFVIPYDIPEDKLVATIEFKPGDASVVHHSILYLDDSGKSRSKDKASPGPGYSTFGGPGFVPSGSIGGWSPGKTPRPLPDGLGRKMPRGADLVMQIHYHPNGKATKDRSKVGIYFVDKPKNEAFAVWTSSFDLDIPPGEKNYQATASYKLPAEVTLLSCIPHMHLLGQQMKATAYLPDGSSKVLIDVPQWDFNWQDEYMLADPLQLPAGTKIEVVAIYDNSADNPTNPSSPPQRVTFGEETTDEMLYCFFLVAAKEKSAINVVEGDSFTQEVLRRAAHRLKMIGR, from the coding sequence GTGAAGTTTCTTTCCGGGTTCCTGTCGGTCAGCTTTCTGCTTGTTGCTGCTAGCGGTTGGCTTTTCGCTGAAGAAGCGGCACCTGCTTCGGATGCCGCCACGTTGGTCAATTTGACCCGGCAAGATCATCGGGGTGACGTACATCAGATTGCGACCAACTCTCGGAAAGCGGTAAGGGTGTTCGTCTTCATGACCGGCGAGTGCCCCGTTTCGAGGACCTACTTTCCTGTATTGAACGACCTCTATCGCGAGTGGGGTAAGAACGAAATAGAGATTCAGCTACTGGGCATCTGGGCAGACGTGACTCAGACTCCCCAGGACGTGGCGGGCATGGTTAAGGAATTCTCGCTTGAGTTTCCTGTTTTAATGGATCGCGATGCAAGCCTCGGGAATGCGCTCCAGCCGACCACGGTGCCGGAAGTCTTCGTGTTTAACCAGCACGGCGAGATTGCCTATCGGGGGCGTATCGATGATCGGTTTCTCCAGTTGGGTTCGCGAAAGCCGGTAGCGACGGAAGAGACCTTGAAGCAAGCCGTGGAAAAGGTTGCCGCAGGCCTGCCGGTTGTGGAGTCGGTTACGAAGCCTGTGGGTTGTTATTACGAGCTTCCACCGATGCCAAGTCTTGAGGAGGCGACGCTTACTTTTAATCGAGACATTGCGCCGATCTTGAACGCAAATTGCGTCGTATGTCATCGCGAAGGAGAAGTCGGACCGTTCACGCTGACCAGCTATCTAGATGCTGCCAAGCGAGCTCGGCAAATTGCTCGAGTCGTTGATTCGAAACTGATGCCTCCTTGGAAGGCGGCTCAGGTTCACGGCGAATTCGAGGGGCAGCGGACCTTGAGCGATCGTGAGATCGAGACACTCAAAGCGTGGGCTAAGTCGGAGCGTGCCGAAGGAGATCCTGCCGATTTGCCTCCGTTACCCACGTTTGCTGCCGATTGGGTTTTGGGCGAGCCTGACTTGGTGCTCGAAATGCAAGAAGACTTCGACGTACCAGCAGGCGGCGTAGACATCTTCCGCAACTTCGTCATCCCTTACGATATTCCAGAAGATAAGTTGGTGGCGACCATTGAATTTAAGCCTGGCGATGCAAGCGTCGTTCATCACTCGATCCTCTACCTAGATGACAGCGGCAAGTCACGCTCCAAGGATAAGGCTTCTCCCGGGCCTGGATATTCGACCTTTGGTGGCCCCGGTTTTGTTCCGTCAGGGTCGATTGGCGGTTGGTCGCCGGGTAAAACCCCCCGGCCGCTACCCGATGGCCTAGGAAGAAAGATGCCCCGCGGTGCCGACCTGGTGATGCAGATTCACTATCATCCCAATGGCAAAGCGACCAAGGATCGCTCGAAAGTAGGAATCTATTTTGTCGACAAGCCGAAGAACGAAGCGTTCGCAGTCTGGACATCCTCGTTCGATCTGGACATTCCGCCAGGCGAGAAGAACTACCAAGCCACCGCGTCTTATAAGCTTCCGGCCGAGGTGACGCTGCTCAGCTGCATTCCGCACATGCACCTGCTAGGGCAACAGATGAAGGCCACAGCGTACCTGCCCGATGGTAGTTCCAAGGTGCTGATCGACGTGCCGCAGTGGGACTTCAATTGGCAAGACGAGTACATGCTAGCAGACCCCCTGCAGCTTCCAGCTGGGACAAAGATTGAAGTGGTGGCAATCTACGATAACTCGGCAGACAACCCTACCAACCCCAGTTCGCCTCCTCAGCGTGTTACCTTTGGGGAAGAGACCACGGACGAAATGTTGTATTGCTTCTTCTTGGTGGCCGCGAAAGAAAAGAGCGCTATCAACGTCGTAGAGGGGGATTCGTTTACGCAAGAGGTCCTTCGACGAGCAGCGCATCGGTTAAAAATGATAGGCCGTTAG
- a CDS encoding glucose 1-dehydrogenase, with protein MSFQDKVVLITGGTSGIGEVTANLFAKQGAKVVVAGRREELGSAVVDRIKSAGGEAVFVKTDVTSEEDVQNLVQQTVKHFGRIDIAFNNAGVEATGMVTDVTVEDYRKVFDINVLGVFLSMKYEIEQMLKQGGGVIVNTSSIVGHVAMPGASIYIASKHAVEGATKTAALEYAQQGIRINAVAPGATATDMIDRFAGKKGSENREALAAQHPMNRIAKAEEIAAAVAYLASDAASFTTGVSLPIDGGYLAK; from the coding sequence ATGAGTTTTCAAGACAAAGTGGTACTGATCACCGGCGGAACCTCAGGGATTGGTGAGGTCACGGCCAATCTCTTCGCCAAACAAGGGGCGAAGGTAGTTGTGGCAGGGCGTCGCGAGGAGCTAGGCAGCGCGGTGGTCGATCGAATCAAATCCGCAGGGGGCGAAGCGGTCTTTGTGAAGACCGATGTCACCAGTGAAGAAGACGTTCAAAACCTGGTTCAGCAAACCGTCAAGCATTTCGGTCGCATCGACATTGCGTTTAATAACGCAGGCGTCGAAGCAACTGGCATGGTGACCGACGTTACTGTCGAAGACTACCGCAAAGTATTTGATATTAACGTGCTGGGTGTCTTTCTCAGCATGAAGTACGAGATCGAGCAAATGCTCAAGCAAGGAGGCGGAGTGATTGTCAACACGTCCAGCATCGTGGGGCACGTTGCGATGCCGGGGGCGAGCATTTACATCGCTTCGAAACACGCCGTTGAAGGCGCTACGAAAACGGCAGCGTTGGAATATGCCCAACAGGGAATTCGCATCAACGCGGTCGCACCTGGGGCAACGGCGACCGATATGATCGATCGTTTCGCCGGAAAAAAAGGTTCAGAGAACCGGGAAGCGTTGGCAGCACAGCATCCTATGAATCGCATTGCAAAAGCAGAGGAAATTGCTGCGGCCGTTGCCTACCTCGCTTCGGATGCAGCATCGTTCACGACCGGTGTTAGCCTACCCATCGATGGCGGTTACCTCGCCAAGTAA